A window of the Candidatus Nitrosotalea okcheonensis genome harbors these coding sequences:
- a CDS encoding glycosyltransferase family 2 protein gives MGINEPLISIIILNYNSGILLSQCVESIMKSNYTNYEIIVVDNASHDNSHTECKKKFQKVFLIENKENVGYCEGNNIGLEKADGNFIIILNPDTTVDKQWIEEFINAYQKFGEGLYQPKLLAMDDITRINSAGNMIHIFGFGFSRGRGEKDNGQYDQPQKIGYPSGACLFTSRKTIEKIGNFDTFLFAYHDDLDLGWRAAKSGIDSYYIPSAIVYHKESFNFKWSSKKFHLLERNRHYCLLTNYSRKTYNSILPYLILTEITILFFYIYKGFIREKISAYADILKNRKYIDSRYKELEKKRKFSDKHVIEKFVDELMVPKEISSGMTNKYFNRFLLLMSKYARKRIR, from the coding sequence ATGGGAATAAATGAACCTCTTATAAGCATCATAATTTTAAATTACAATTCTGGAATTTTACTTTCACAATGTGTTGAATCCATCATGAAAAGCAATTACACCAATTATGAAATCATTGTTGTTGATAATGCTTCTCACGATAATAGTCATACGGAGTGTAAAAAAAAATTTCAAAAAGTCTTTTTAATAGAAAATAAAGAAAATGTAGGATATTGTGAAGGAAACAACATAGGATTAGAGAAAGCAGATGGAAATTTCATAATAATTTTGAATCCAGATACAACAGTAGATAAGCAATGGATAGAAGAATTCATTAATGCTTATCAAAAATTTGGCGAAGGACTATATCAACCAAAATTATTAGCCATGGATGACATTACAAGAATCAATAGTGCTGGAAATATGATTCATATTTTTGGTTTTGGTTTTTCAAGAGGAAGAGGAGAAAAGGACAATGGTCAATACGATCAGCCTCAGAAAATTGGATATCCGTCTGGAGCTTGTTTGTTTACATCTAGAAAAACAATTGAAAAAATTGGAAATTTTGATACTTTTCTCTTTGCATATCATGATGATTTGGACCTTGGATGGAGAGCTGCAAAGAGTGGAATTGATTCCTATTACATACCCTCAGCAATCGTATATCACAAAGAGAGCTTTAATTTTAAATGGAGTTCAAAAAAATTCCATTTACTTGAGCGTAACAGACATTATTGTCTATTAACCAATTATTCAAGAAAAACATACAACAGCATACTACCATATTTGATTCTGACCGAAATCACAATATTGTTTTTTTATATTTACAAAGGTTTTATCAGAGAAAAAATATCGGCATATGCAGATATTCTAAAGAACAGAAAGTATATCGACTCAAGATATAAAGAACTAGAAAAGAAAAGAAAATTTTCAGATAAACATGTAATTGAGAAATTTGTAGATGAGTTAATGGTTCCTAAAGAAATATCCAGCGGAATGACAAACAAATATTTCAACAGATTTCTTTTATTAATGAGTAAATATGCAAGAAAACGAATACGATAG
- the rfbC gene encoding dTDP-4-dehydrorhamnose 3,5-epimerase: MSFKFTKLEIPEVILVESLAYSDERGFFTEIYKESIFADNGIKTKFVQDNFSYSIKGVLRGLHYQKYHKAQAKLVMVTSGEIFDVAVDIRKDSPTYGKWIGEVLSSQNHKLLYVPEGFAHGFCVLSNDAYVTYKVNSEYSLDHERGIIWSDPELKIKWPIDNPIMIKKDQQLPFLKNADNDFVY, from the coding sequence ATGTCATTTAAATTCACAAAATTAGAAATTCCTGAAGTAATACTTGTGGAATCTCTGGCATATTCTGATGAAAGAGGTTTTTTTACAGAAATCTACAAAGAATCTATATTTGCTGATAATGGGATAAAAACAAAATTTGTTCAAGACAACTTTTCTTATTCTATTAAGGGAGTGTTACGAGGATTACATTATCAAAAATATCACAAAGCTCAAGCTAAATTGGTAATGGTAACAAGTGGAGAAATATTTGATGTTGCCGTTGATATTCGTAAAGATTCACCAACATATGGGAAATGGATAGGGGAAGTATTGTCTTCTCAAAATCATAAATTGCTTTATGTTCCAGAAGGGTTTGCTCATGGTTTTTGTGTGCTAAGTAATGATGCATACGTAACATACAAGGTAAACTCAGAATATTCCCTAGATCATGAGAGAGGAATCATTTGGAGTGATCCTGAATTAAAGATCAAATGGCCCATAGACAATCCTATAATGATAAAAAAAGATCAACAACTACCTTTCTTGAAGAACGCTGATAACGATTTTGTATATTAA
- the rfbB gene encoding dTDP-glucose 4,6-dehydratase, whose amino-acid sequence MDLLICGGAGFIGSAFIRNHLKNNPKDKIMNLDSLTIGSNKDNLKEIEQNPNYTFIKDDIRNFETVSKFSQMSDIIINFAAETHVDRSIANPKPFIDTNIVGTYTLLEAARKYDKLFFHISTDEIYGDAETNISSSEEDPIKPSNPYSATKASSDMLVGAYYRTYGMKCITTRCTNNFGPYQFPEKLIPKTIIRATRNLKIPLYDGGYQIRSWIYVLDHVEAIESLIKNGKSGEVYNITAWNEITNKTVVENILKLLNKPLDLIDTVGDRPGHDKRYSINASKIQRTTGWKPKYEFDQALRETVSWYENNVKWWESLANEKTLHPQPWTIS is encoded by the coding sequence ATGGATCTTCTTATCTGTGGCGGTGCCGGGTTTATTGGAAGTGCGTTTATTCGAAATCATCTAAAAAATAATCCAAAAGATAAAATCATGAATCTTGATAGTTTAACAATAGGATCAAATAAGGACAATCTTAAAGAAATAGAACAAAATCCTAATTACACCTTTATCAAAGATGATATAAGAAATTTTGAAACGGTATCAAAATTTTCACAAATGTCTGATATTATAATTAACTTTGCAGCAGAAACTCATGTAGATAGAAGTATAGCAAATCCTAAACCATTCATTGATACTAATATTGTAGGAACTTATACACTTCTGGAAGCAGCAAGAAAATATGATAAATTATTTTTTCATATATCCACAGATGAAATTTATGGTGATGCTGAAACTAATATTTCTTCCTCAGAAGAGGATCCAATAAAACCAAGTAATCCATACTCTGCTACCAAAGCCTCATCTGACATGTTAGTGGGAGCGTACTATAGGACCTATGGGATGAAATGCATTACAACCAGATGTACAAACAATTTTGGGCCATATCAATTTCCAGAAAAGCTAATTCCGAAAACTATCATTAGAGCAACAAGAAATCTGAAAATTCCTCTTTATGATGGAGGATATCAGATAAGAAGTTGGATATATGTTCTGGATCATGTAGAGGCAATTGAATCATTGATTAAGAATGGCAAGTCAGGTGAAGTGTATAATATTACTGCATGGAACGAGATTACAAACAAGACCGTCGTCGAAAATATTCTCAAATTACTGAATAAACCACTAGATCTGATAGATACTGTAGGGGATAGACCGGGACACGATAAACGATATTCAATCAATGCCTCCAAAATACAAAGAACTACAGGTTGGAAACCAAAATATGAATTTGATCAAGCATTAAGAGAAACGGTTTCTTGGTATGAAAACAATGTAAAATGGTGGGAATCTCTAGCAAATGAAAAGACTTTGCACCCTCAACCGTGGACTATATCCTAA
- the rfbD gene encoding dTDP-4-dehydrorhamnose reductase: MKRLCTLNRGLYPNTMKFLVTGSTGLIGTQIIKDLTKTGNEIYAGYHESKPLGGIPVQLELTNNEDMLNIVKEIQPDVILHLAAMTNVDRCEKEKKLASQINTIATKMLSEQSSNNNSFFVYVSTDYVFDGEHGLKSESDAPNPVNHYGYSKYQGELAVQNKASRWCIVRTSTPFGIHDIKKSFPYFVIENLKERKEINILTDQYTSPTYVPNLSRMVIEVSTRQIQGIFHLAGASRISRYDLALLVSEKLHLDKNLLKQTCINDIKWIAKRPRDSSLDVSKSAKILKEKPLSIEAGLDYFIDEIRYKPN; encoded by the coding sequence ATGAAAAGACTTTGCACCCTCAACCGTGGACTATATCCTAATACGATGAAATTCCTTGTAACTGGTTCTACAGGACTAATTGGAACTCAAATAATCAAAGATCTTACAAAAACTGGAAATGAGATCTATGCAGGTTATCATGAATCGAAGCCACTTGGCGGAATACCTGTACAACTTGAACTTACCAATAATGAAGATATGCTCAACATTGTTAAGGAAATCCAGCCGGATGTAATATTGCATCTTGCAGCAATGACAAATGTTGATCGTTGTGAAAAGGAAAAAAAATTGGCATCTCAAATCAATACAATCGCAACAAAAATGCTATCAGAACAATCTTCAAACAATAATTCCTTTTTTGTATATGTATCAACAGATTACGTGTTTGATGGGGAGCATGGATTGAAAAGTGAATCTGATGCCCCAAACCCTGTTAATCATTATGGTTATTCTAAATATCAAGGTGAACTAGCAGTACAAAATAAAGCATCAAGATGGTGTATAGTGCGAACAAGTACTCCTTTTGGAATTCATGATATCAAAAAGAGCTTTCCTTATTTTGTAATTGAAAATCTAAAGGAAAGAAAGGAAATCAACATTCTTACTGATCAATATACTTCTCCCACATATGTTCCAAATCTGAGTAGGATGGTGATTGAGGTTTCTACAAGACAGATACAAGGAATATTTCATCTTGCAGGTGCATCAAGGATATCAAGGTATGACTTGGCTTTGTTGGTATCTGAAAAATTACATCTAGACAAGAATTTGCTAAAACAAACATGTATTAATGATATAAAATGGATAGCAAAAAGACCCAGAGACTCATCTCTTGATGTATCAAAATCCGCCAAAATCCTAAAAGAAAAGCCTCTTTCTATAGAAGCAGGACTAGATTATTTTATAGATGAAATAAGGTATAAACCAAATTGA
- a CDS encoding glucose-1-phosphate thymidylyltransferase, producing the protein MKGIILHGGHGTRLRPLTHAGPKQLLKIANKPMSQYAVEDLRDAGITDLGIIIGDVYPEKVKEFYGDGSKFGVKISYVYQDQPKGISHAIRLCKDFIKDDRFVVYLGDNILRKGLVEYKKKFELSNSDAMILLCKVDDPTRFGVAELDGNKITKIVEKPKNSLSDLAVIGIYFLTPHIFDIIDNLKPSWRGELEITDALDMLLARGKTIQYDIVTGWWKDTGTPEDILDANRLILDTVGKENQFELQNDSEVKGNIVLGKNSTISRDCLVTGPVIIGHNCNIGPAVKIGPYVSIGNNSVLKNCDIENSIIMDNCVINVPVSVISSIIASGSEIIENTLPKKYQFLLGERSKIKM; encoded by the coding sequence ATGAAAGGCATAATACTACATGGTGGGCACGGAACAAGACTCAGGCCATTGACGCATGCTGGTCCAAAACAACTTCTGAAAATTGCAAATAAACCAATGTCACAATATGCAGTAGAAGATCTTAGGGATGCAGGAATTACTGATCTTGGTATTATAATAGGAGATGTCTATCCAGAAAAGGTAAAAGAATTTTATGGAGATGGCTCAAAGTTTGGAGTCAAGATCAGCTATGTTTACCAAGACCAACCCAAAGGAATATCACATGCAATAAGACTCTGCAAGGATTTCATCAAGGATGATAGATTTGTTGTATACCTTGGAGATAATATTCTCAGAAAAGGTCTAGTTGAATATAAAAAAAAGTTTGAATTATCAAATTCAGATGCAATGATTCTTTTGTGCAAAGTCGATGATCCTACAAGATTTGGTGTAGCAGAACTTGATGGAAATAAAATAACAAAAATAGTTGAAAAACCCAAGAATTCTCTATCTGATCTTGCAGTGATTGGAATATACTTTCTTACTCCACATATTTTTGACATTATAGATAATCTCAAGCCTTCCTGGAGAGGAGAACTCGAGATAACTGATGCATTAGATATGTTGCTTGCTAGAGGTAAGACAATTCAATATGATATCGTTACAGGTTGGTGGAAGGATACAGGAACACCGGAGGATATCTTGGATGCAAATCGTCTCATACTTGATACTGTTGGAAAAGAAAATCAGTTTGAACTTCAGAATGATTCTGAAGTTAAAGGGAATATCGTACTTGGGAAAAATAGCACAATAAGTAGAGATTGTCTTGTTACGGGGCCTGTAATAATAGGTCATAATTGTAATATTGGCCCGGCAGTAAAAATTGGACCATACGTTAGCATTGGAAACAATTCTGTTCTAAAAAACTGTGATATTGAAAACTCTATAATTATGGATAATTGTGTGATAAATGTACCAGTCAGTGTCATATCTAGTATAATTGCTAGTGGTTCTGAAATAATTGAAAATACTCTTCCAAAAAAATATCAATTTTTACTTGGAGAAAGATCAAAAATTAAAATGTGA
- a CDS encoding tetratricopeptide repeat protein, giving the protein MGLLFWTTFLLQKDKKTFLFALIVTVLNFVNYSLFFLILFDVMIISIFVRYVMTRSSNSSRKLSLLFIPLIVGILSFVIPLAQIPLGSSFSGFDISLQFPKLVNWIQIMFGYYLPPGQSIPFNQFIATASWFFISHVVSFILFLIGAFRFNFNKNIRYTLLLSIFTLHISAYVTINLMTLPHALDYVVTVFPILEIPFVAFGILWLFEKGTHLVRNTIAGKMLIPLLCILIATLVESGIVLETNTAWVTPADVEATKYILQIQKNDANYSLITNSWGSYPLYYFTGGEKLYGGFHADISPGLRNVDRSLYYYSLMQNSTNPSIATNAINETKSCTVYYIKPSWVGASPSQMHNVTSILGFPIVFKNDHQTTFLFGKSYCDKNDPLQSTGGYIQPVSMLLSNHHYVESLKKYDEMIENKKYDDSTLDSYADVLSFIPLPSDSNKIISESDVKMKLLEKLDSKAEYYASIGDLNRTLLVANNMLSLDGSNISALSYVVLDLISKEHYNGTNLAFRNFQSNSALLRDSKLNEALNLEKKNDLDKSLILYKNIAEDDQKTFQTKLDIAKTFVDKRLLNEATDIYLHVPDMYKNQVADWDAINNVYEKQGKIDFLIYKNLGLVHFDDHDIKNSLIEQAHYFSNVPDPAGLLLVSNAILSIDPLNTVGLIDKAASLTHFKKYDEALSILDMAISNNPKNISYLNDKGGVYLKMKDYDKAISTYDDALAIEPNDVPTLQNKLSVFITLGHVDDSINLINNLLSIDPNNITTLTYESILLATQGKYDDSLLINDKILSLDPQAGQNVLSYEVDQLIAVKKYEMALPFLNKLLVLHPTDHAAVYNKIFLLSNLGRYDEALLAINQSLMYDPLDIGVLKAKASVLIQIGKLPQALDVYNKILLLNSSDTDALKSKNKILSYMSSQ; this is encoded by the coding sequence TTGGGCCTGCTCTTTTGGACTACTTTTTTATTACAAAAAGACAAGAAAACATTTCTTTTTGCTTTGATTGTTACTGTTCTTAATTTTGTTAACTATTCATTATTTTTCCTGATTTTATTCGATGTTATGATAATTTCTATATTTGTTAGATATGTGATGACAAGATCCTCTAATTCATCTAGAAAATTGTCTCTTCTATTCATTCCCTTGATTGTTGGTATCTTGTCATTTGTAATTCCTCTTGCACAAATACCTTTAGGTTCATCCTTTTCTGGCTTTGATATTTCATTACAATTTCCAAAACTAGTTAATTGGATCCAAATAATGTTTGGATATTATCTTCCTCCAGGTCAATCAATTCCATTTAATCAGTTTATAGCTACTGCTAGTTGGTTTTTTATTTCACATGTTGTATCTTTTATTCTTTTTTTGATCGGCGCTTTTCGTTTTAACTTTAATAAAAACATCCGTTATACTCTTCTTCTAAGTATTTTTACTCTTCACATAAGTGCATATGTGACTATAAATCTCATGACTTTGCCACATGCTTTAGATTATGTTGTTACTGTGTTTCCAATATTAGAAATACCGTTTGTCGCATTTGGAATTTTATGGTTGTTTGAAAAAGGTACGCATCTTGTAAGAAATACAATTGCAGGTAAAATGCTTATTCCTCTTCTCTGTATTCTGATTGCAACACTTGTAGAATCTGGAATAGTTCTAGAAACAAATACTGCATGGGTTACTCCAGCTGATGTAGAGGCTACAAAATATATTCTACAAATTCAAAAAAATGATGCTAATTATTCTCTGATCACAAATTCTTGGGGCTCCTATCCTCTGTATTATTTTACGGGTGGTGAAAAATTATATGGCGGTTTTCATGCCGATATAAGTCCAGGTTTGAGAAATGTGGATAGATCTTTGTATTATTATTCTCTGATGCAAAATTCAACCAACCCTTCAATTGCTACTAATGCAATAAATGAAACAAAGAGTTGTACTGTCTACTACATCAAACCTAGTTGGGTAGGAGCTTCTCCTTCTCAAATGCATAATGTCACTTCAATTTTGGGATTTCCCATAGTTTTCAAAAATGATCACCAAACAACTTTTCTTTTTGGAAAATCTTACTGTGACAAAAATGATCCTCTCCAGTCAACTGGTGGTTATATTCAACCTGTATCGATGTTACTTTCAAATCATCACTATGTTGAATCTTTAAAAAAATATGATGAAATGATTGAAAATAAAAAATATGATGATTCTACACTTGATTCATATGCTGATGTTTTATCCTTTATCCCGCTCCCATCTGATTCTAACAAAATCATTTCTGAATCTGATGTAAAAATGAAATTGCTTGAAAAATTAGATTCCAAGGCTGAATACTATGCTTCTATTGGTGATCTTAATAGAACTCTCCTTGTTGCAAATAATATGTTAAGTTTAGATGGTTCTAACATATCTGCCTTGTCATATGTGGTTCTAGATCTGATTTCTAAGGAACATTATAATGGTACAAATCTAGCATTCCGGAATTTTCAGAGTAATTCTGCTTTACTGCGAGATTCTAAACTGAATGAAGCATTAAACTTGGAAAAAAAGAATGATCTAGATAAATCTTTAATCCTTTACAAAAATATCGCAGAAGATGATCAAAAAACATTCCAAACTAAATTAGATATTGCAAAAACCTTTGTTGATAAGAGGCTACTAAATGAAGCAACTGATATCTATTTACATGTTCCAGATATGTACAAAAATCAAGTTGCAGATTGGGATGCAATAAATAATGTGTATGAAAAACAGGGTAAAATAGATTTTTTGATTTATAAAAACCTGGGACTTGTGCACTTTGATGATCATGATATAAAAAATTCACTTATAGAACAAGCCCATTACTTTTCTAACGTCCCAGATCCTGCTGGACTTTTATTAGTAAGTAATGCAATTCTTTCTATTGATCCACTGAATACTGTAGGATTAATTGACAAAGCCGCAAGTTTGACTCATTTTAAGAAATATGATGAAGCTCTTTCTATTTTAGATATGGCTATTTCAAATAATCCAAAAAATATTTCTTATCTTAATGACAAAGGAGGTGTTTATCTTAAAATGAAGGATTATGATAAAGCAATCTCGACATATGATGATGCTCTTGCAATTGAACCTAACGATGTACCAACTCTTCAAAATAAACTATCTGTGTTCATTACTTTGGGACATGTTGATGACTCAATAAATCTGATAAACAATCTTTTATCAATAGATCCAAATAACATAACAACTTTAACGTATGAAAGTATTTTGTTAGCGACCCAAGGAAAATATGATGACTCCTTACTAATAAACGATAAAATATTATCACTGGATCCACAAGCTGGACAAAATGTTTTATCTTATGAAGTAGATCAACTTATTGCCGTCAAAAAATACGAAATGGCTTTACCATTTCTGAATAAACTACTAGTTTTACATCCAACTGATCATGCTGCTGTATATAACAAAATATTCCTTTTGTCAAATTTGGGAAGATATGATGAAGCTCTTTTGGCGATAAATCAATCTTTAATGTATGATCCACTAGATATTGGAGTGCTCAAAGCTAAAGCCTCAGTATTGATACAAATAGGTAAACTACCCCAAGCACTTGATGTCTATAATAAAATTCTATTGCTTAATTCATCTGACACAGATGCCTTAAAATCAAAGAATAAAATTTTATCATATATGTCATCACAATAA
- a CDS encoding D-glycero-alpha-D-manno-heptose-1,7-bisphosphate 7-phosphatase gives MKKAIFLDRDGVLNVKRNDYVKSEDELEIIPKIEKQLLRLVNAGYDLFILTNQSVINRGLISVEDESKINKKLLDFLTNHGVKISKIYICPHRPDENCLCRKPNIGMINQAVQEFEIDLTTSWFLGDSESDKEAATRAGCNFALVCNNLNIVVDQILTQI, from the coding sequence TTGAAAAAAGCTATTTTTCTTGATAGAGATGGCGTACTAAATGTAAAAAGAAATGATTATGTCAAATCAGAAGATGAATTAGAAATAATTCCTAAGATAGAAAAGCAGTTATTACGACTTGTTAATGCAGGATATGATTTGTTTATATTAACAAATCAATCTGTAATTAATAGAGGGTTAATCTCTGTTGAAGACGAATCAAAGATTAACAAGAAACTTTTGGATTTTCTGACTAACCATGGTGTTAAAATATCAAAAATTTATATCTGTCCCCATAGACCAGATGAAAATTGTCTTTGCAGAAAGCCAAACATTGGTATGATAAACCAAGCTGTTCAAGAATTTGAGATTGATCTTACCACTTCATGGTTCTTAGGGGATAGTGAATCTGACAAAGAAGCAGCAACTCGTGCTGGTTGTAATTTTGCTCTAGTTTGTAACAATCTCAATATCGTTGTAGATCAAATTTTGACACAAATCTAA
- a CDS encoding cupin domain-containing protein: MENSRSSFEVINEGRIQLAIVIYHSANEKGGRFYTSDLDQFQLGFHIREKGYKSKPHYYEREPVTIQDPIQEILHIVNGKILMVLYGIDKKTIISKKQLKSGDTIILTGHGAHATEFLEDSKILEIKQGPFTGNERVDVV; encoded by the coding sequence GTGGAAAATTCAAGATCTTCTTTTGAAGTAATTAACGAAGGAAGAATACAATTAGCCATTGTTATCTATCATAGTGCTAATGAAAAGGGAGGGCGGTTTTATACTTCTGATCTTGATCAATTCCAATTAGGTTTTCACATTAGAGAAAAAGGATACAAATCAAAACCTCATTATTATGAAAGAGAACCAGTGACAATCCAAGATCCTATCCAAGAAATTCTTCATATTGTCAATGGAAAGATTCTGATGGTATTGTATGGAATTGATAAAAAGACGATCATATCTAAAAAACAACTGAAATCTGGCGATACGATAATACTTACAGGGCATGGGGCTCACGCCACTGAATTCTTAGAAGATTCAAAAATACTGGAAATAAAACAAGGTCCATTTACTGGCAACGAACGAGTTGATGTAGTATGA
- a CDS encoding SDR family oxidoreductase, whose protein sequence is MKIFVTGASGFLGYVITKKKTIHDIVGSYYSHEMLKMIHLDVLDKSKIEKIFQKEKPDVIIHAAAMRNDAVEKNNEMGRLINVKGTLNIVEICKKMGIMLVYISTDLIFDGKKGLYEENDIPNPLSYYGLTKFEAEKTVINNYDKTCVVRTSLLYGWNNSFSNFVMLVIQNLRKGQRFNAINDQYVSPSYAENVADMLIEICEKQITGICHVAGTTRLTRFEFANQISDIFELNKELIEPISMTEMNWKTNRGMDCSLSVELVKKILKTKPMSTLEGLKNMKNQERTHDKKE, encoded by the coding sequence ATGAAGATATTTGTAACAGGTGCCTCTGGTTTTCTGGGATATGTGATAACGAAGAAAAAAACAATACATGATATAGTTGGAAGCTACTATTCTCATGAAATGCTCAAAATGATTCATCTTGATGTGTTAGATAAATCTAAAATAGAGAAAATATTTCAAAAAGAAAAACCTGACGTAATAATTCATGCAGCTGCAATGAGAAATGATGCTGTAGAAAAAAATAATGAGATGGGTCGCCTGATTAATGTCAAAGGTACTCTAAACATAGTAGAGATATGTAAAAAGATGGGAATCATGCTGGTCTATATTTCTACAGATTTGATTTTTGACGGTAAGAAAGGTTTGTATGAAGAAAATGATATACCAAATCCTTTAAGTTATTATGGACTAACAAAATTTGAAGCAGAAAAAACTGTAATAAATAATTATGATAAAACATGTGTAGTTCGCACAAGTCTGTTATATGGTTGGAATAATTCATTTTCCAATTTTGTAATGTTGGTAATACAAAATCTTAGAAAAGGACAACGATTCAATGCTATTAATGATCAATATGTTTCACCTTCATATGCTGAAAATGTAGCAGATATGTTAATTGAAATCTGCGAAAAACAAATTACTGGAATATGTCATGTTGCAGGTACCACTAGACTGACAAGATTTGAATTTGCAAATCAGATATCGGATATATTTGAACTAAATAAGGAACTGATTGAACCGATATCGATGACTGAAATGAATTGGAAAACAAATAGGGGAATGGACTGTAGCCTAAGCGTCGAATTAGTAAAAAAAATTTTAAAAACTAAGCCCATGTCTACACTTGAAGGACTGAAAAATATGAAAAATCAGGAGAGAACACATGATAAAAAAGAATGA
- a CDS encoding GHMP family kinase ATP-binding protein, which produces MIKKNEKIRCRVPLRISFAGGGTDVPPYSTTRGGAVIGSTISKYAYSTLTQQNSGKNTVIIRSLDFDLVTVLDFKAKFFDVSYDGRSDLAKAVLKVLKPKKLGFEIITACDAPPGTGLASSTAVIISLVGALKEFMEKPLTSYEIAEMAHAIERRELAIKGGHQDQYACTFGGFYFIEFKQNSTIVNPLRMKQEITQELESNLLLVDTGVSRSSSKIHSFQSKSQTDEKVIQTLDEVKKQAYDIKSVLLKGDVKSFGEMLHKSWETKKKISDIISNNRIDKIYHKMRVNGAIGGKVLGAGGGGHMLFYVEHEKRRGLEKLLSGMGCIAIPFSFENNGIQTWTIGDTGVRS; this is translated from the coding sequence ATGATAAAAAAGAATGAAAAAATAAGATGTCGAGTTCCACTTCGAATAAGCTTTGCAGGTGGCGGAACTGATGTGCCGCCATACTCAACTACTAGAGGAGGAGCAGTCATTGGATCCACAATTTCTAAATATGCGTATTCTACACTAACACAACAAAATTCTGGAAAAAATACTGTGATAATCAGATCTTTGGATTTTGATCTAGTCACTGTTCTTGATTTCAAAGCAAAGTTCTTTGATGTGTCTTATGATGGAAGGTCTGACTTGGCAAAAGCCGTGCTTAAAGTACTGAAGCCAAAAAAACTTGGTTTTGAGATTATCACGGCATGTGATGCTCCTCCTGGAACCGGTCTTGCATCTTCTACCGCAGTGATAATCTCTCTGGTAGGTGCTCTAAAAGAATTCATGGAAAAACCTCTAACATCATATGAAATTGCCGAGATGGCTCATGCTATAGAACGAAGAGAGCTAGCTATAAAAGGTGGACATCAGGATCAATACGCTTGTACTTTTGGCGGTTTTTATTTTATAGAATTCAAACAAAATAGTACAATAGTAAATCCCCTGAGAATGAAACAAGAAATAACGCAAGAATTGGAAAGTAATCTTCTTCTTGTTGATACAGGTGTGAGTAGATCTTCCTCGAAGATTCATTCATTTCAATCAAAATCCCAAACTGATGAGAAAGTTATACAAACATTGGACGAAGTAAAAAAACAGGCTTATGATATCAAATCTGTTCTTCTAAAGGGTGATGTGAAAAGCTTTGGTGAAATGTTACACAAATCTTGGGAAACTAAAAAGAAGATTTCAGATATCATTTCAAATAATAGGATTGATAAAATATATCACAAAATGAGGGTGAATGGGGCAATCGGAGGTAAAGTCCTTGGTGCTGGAGGTGGTGGCCATATGTTATTTTATGTAGAACATGAAAAACGTAGGGGACTTGAAAAATTGTTATCTGGAATGGGTTGTATTGCAATACCATTCAGCTTTGAAAATAATGGAATTCAAACATGGACTATCGGTGATACAGGAGTTCGCTCATAA